One genomic region from Colletes latitarsis isolate SP2378_abdomen chromosome 10, iyColLati1, whole genome shotgun sequence encodes:
- the Idgf4 gene encoding imaginal disc growth factor 4 isoform X1, which produces MKVLIFAAFAALCAQSVLSVDPHEHNKVVCYWNSTAFERQGPGKFQLDDVRPALSLCTHLVYGFAGINAENFEVLSLNPNLDTGAGYAYYRLVTQLRRDYPDLKVYLGIGGNADPVEDTHKYLVVTETSESRSKFINSVNRLLKDYDFDGIDLAWQFPEVKVKKQRSTLGSFWHGVKKTFGYGKFKDDKEQEHRDGFTIMVRDLKAQLRPKLKALTVTVLPHVNSSVYYDARLLAPNIDAVHLFTFDQKTPIRNPQEADYPAPIYESFGRVLDDNVDRTTSIDSSSRYWLENGTPSSKIVVGIPTFARTWKLTSDSQISGVPPIVSDGPGAEGPHTNIPGVLSYAEVCTRLTESAVGRLRRVGDPSKKYGSYAFQPYDEASGADGIWVGYEDPDTAGNKAAYAKAKGLGGVAIFDLSLDDFRGICTGDKFPIIRGAKYKL; this is translated from the exons TCGAGCGACAag GCCCTGGAAAATTCCAGTTGGACGATGTCCGTCCAGCGCTGTCCCTTTGCACTCACCTGGTCTACGGATTCGCGGGCATCAACGCCGAAAATTTCGAGGTTCTTTCTTTGAATCCTAATCTCGACACTGGGGCTGGATACGCTTATTACAGGCTCGTCACACAATTGAGGAGAGACTATCCAGATCTGAAGGTCTATCTTGGCATCGGTGGAAATGCTGATCCGGTGGAGGACACGCATAAGTACCTTGTCGTT ACCGAGACGTCGGAATCGAGGTCGAAGTTCATCAACTCCGTGAACAGGTTATTGAAAGACTACGACTTCGACGGGATCGATCTCGCCTGGCAGTTTCCGGAAGTGAAAGTGAAGAAGCAACGCAGCACGTTGGGCTCGTTCTGGCACGGCGTGAAGAAGACCTTTGGCTATGGAAAATTCAAGGATGACAAGGAACAGGAGCACCGTGACGGTTTCACCATCATGGTCCGCGATCTGAAGGCCCAACTAAGGCCCAAACTAAAGGCTCTGACGGTCACGGTCCTGCCCCACGTAAACAGCAGCG TTTACTACGACGCGAGACTGTTGGCGCCCAACATCGACGCCGTCCACCTATTCACGTTCGACCAGAAAACACCGATTCGCAATCCCCAGGAAGCCGATTACCCGGCGCCGATTTACGAAAGCTTCGGACGCGTTCTCGACGACAACGTTGACAGGACAACCAG TATCGATTCTTCCTCCAGGTATTGGCTCGAGAACGGTACCCCGAGCTCGAAAATCGTGGTGGGCATCCCGACGTTCGCCAGGACCTGGAAATTGACGTCGGACAGTCAAATATCAGGCGTGCCACCCATCGTCAGCGACGGTCCAGGTGCCGAGGGGCCCCACACTAACATTCCAGGCGTACTCTCCTACGCGGAGGTGTGCACCAGATTGACGGAGAGCGCGGTTGGTCGTCTGAGGCGCGTCGGGGACCCATCGAAGAAGTATGGAAGTTACGCTTTCCAACCGTACGACGAGGCCAGCGGCGCTGATGGTATCTGGGTCGGATACGAGGACCCAGACACGGCTGGAAACAAGGCCGCGTACGCCAAAGCAAAGGGTCTGGGCGGCGTAGCCATTTTCGACTTGTCCCTGGACGATTTTCGCGGCATCTGCACCGGGGACAAATTCCCTATCATCAGAGGCGCCAAATACAAGTTGTAA
- the Idgf4 gene encoding imaginal disc growth factor 4 isoform X2, whose product MKVLIFAAFAALCAQSVLSVDPHEHNKVVCYWNSTAFERQGPGKFQLDDVRPALSLCTHLVYGFAGINAENFEVLSLNPNLDTGAGYAYYRLVTQLRRDYPDLKVYLGIGGNADPVEDTHKYLVVTETSESRSKFINSVNRLLKDYDFDGIDLAWQFPEVKVKKQRSTLGSFWHGVKKTFGYGKFKDDKEQEHRDGFTIMVRDLKAQLRPKLKALTVTVLPHVNSSVYYDARLLAPNIDAVHLFTFDQKTPIRNPQEADYPAPIYESFGRVLDDNVDRTTRYWLENGTPSSKIVVGIPTFARTWKLTSDSQISGVPPIVSDGPGAEGPHTNIPGVLSYAEVCTRLTESAVGRLRRVGDPSKKYGSYAFQPYDEASGADGIWVGYEDPDTAGNKAAYAKAKGLGGVAIFDLSLDDFRGICTGDKFPIIRGAKYKL is encoded by the exons TCGAGCGACAag GCCCTGGAAAATTCCAGTTGGACGATGTCCGTCCAGCGCTGTCCCTTTGCACTCACCTGGTCTACGGATTCGCGGGCATCAACGCCGAAAATTTCGAGGTTCTTTCTTTGAATCCTAATCTCGACACTGGGGCTGGATACGCTTATTACAGGCTCGTCACACAATTGAGGAGAGACTATCCAGATCTGAAGGTCTATCTTGGCATCGGTGGAAATGCTGATCCGGTGGAGGACACGCATAAGTACCTTGTCGTT ACCGAGACGTCGGAATCGAGGTCGAAGTTCATCAACTCCGTGAACAGGTTATTGAAAGACTACGACTTCGACGGGATCGATCTCGCCTGGCAGTTTCCGGAAGTGAAAGTGAAGAAGCAACGCAGCACGTTGGGCTCGTTCTGGCACGGCGTGAAGAAGACCTTTGGCTATGGAAAATTCAAGGATGACAAGGAACAGGAGCACCGTGACGGTTTCACCATCATGGTCCGCGATCTGAAGGCCCAACTAAGGCCCAAACTAAAGGCTCTGACGGTCACGGTCCTGCCCCACGTAAACAGCAGCG TTTACTACGACGCGAGACTGTTGGCGCCCAACATCGACGCCGTCCACCTATTCACGTTCGACCAGAAAACACCGATTCGCAATCCCCAGGAAGCCGATTACCCGGCGCCGATTTACGAAAGCTTCGGACGCGTTCTCGACGACAACGTTGACAGGACAACCAG GTATTGGCTCGAGAACGGTACCCCGAGCTCGAAAATCGTGGTGGGCATCCCGACGTTCGCCAGGACCTGGAAATTGACGTCGGACAGTCAAATATCAGGCGTGCCACCCATCGTCAGCGACGGTCCAGGTGCCGAGGGGCCCCACACTAACATTCCAGGCGTACTCTCCTACGCGGAGGTGTGCACCAGATTGACGGAGAGCGCGGTTGGTCGTCTGAGGCGCGTCGGGGACCCATCGAAGAAGTATGGAAGTTACGCTTTCCAACCGTACGACGAGGCCAGCGGCGCTGATGGTATCTGGGTCGGATACGAGGACCCAGACACGGCTGGAAACAAGGCCGCGTACGCCAAAGCAAAGGGTCTGGGCGGCGTAGCCATTTTCGACTTGTCCCTGGACGATTTTCGCGGCATCTGCACCGGGGACAAATTCCCTATCATCAGAGGCGCCAAATACAAGTTGTAA